The following are from one region of the Candidatus Deferrimicrobium borealis genome:
- a CDS encoding UbiA family prenyltransferase, with amino-acid sequence METLPCIAINVDSDAGIPEPGREIPLCVDLDGTLAKTDVLLETIVNAIKTHWIHLFLIPAWFFSGKAAAKRRLATVAPIDPSTIPYNDNLIEYLRREHERGRKIVLATASDRKIAEPIARHLGFFDDVVASDGITNLKGEAKANALADLYGERGFSYAGNSRSDLPVWRRAKSALPVNTSRSVSRTVAALLPIERKFRDRKPILRAFIREIRPHQWVKNILIFIPPLIGHILSDAAVLFRTIVTFEAFCLAASGIYLMNDLLDLETDRNHPRKRNRPFASGDLPLQFGLAGPILIASAVAIGSAVSSGIMITVSLYIFLSLAYSKYLKTQPLVDVFCLAALYTIRVFAGGVGSGSGVSIWLLNFSGFLFLSLGFLKRYAEYSSDNPSRDSSVNHRRGYTRTDSILLMMMGLGSSFISSVILGFYVDSMQAHIAYRNPLFLWGIVPVILFWQCRMWLSTVRGYMLDDPIVYAAKDRISQYVTAIVVLIYLLASIEAIPLLEGLLPGQIRS; translated from the coding sequence ATGGAAACTCTTCCCTGCATCGCGATCAACGTGGATTCCGACGCAGGGATACCGGAACCGGGTCGGGAGATCCCTCTTTGCGTCGACCTGGACGGGACCCTTGCGAAAACGGACGTATTGCTCGAAACCATCGTCAACGCGATAAAAACACACTGGATCCACCTCTTCCTGATCCCCGCCTGGTTTTTTTCCGGAAAAGCCGCCGCCAAGCGCAGGTTGGCGACCGTTGCTCCCATCGATCCGTCCACGATTCCCTATAACGACAACCTGATCGAATACCTCAGGCGGGAACACGAACGCGGAAGGAAAATCGTCCTGGCGACGGCCAGCGATCGGAAGATCGCCGAGCCGATCGCACGGCATCTCGGTTTTTTCGACGATGTCGTCGCGTCCGACGGGATCACCAACCTGAAGGGGGAAGCCAAGGCGAACGCCTTGGCGGACCTCTATGGCGAGCGTGGATTTTCTTACGCGGGGAACAGCAGGAGCGATCTGCCGGTCTGGAGGCGGGCAAAATCCGCTCTGCCGGTAAACACGAGCCGATCCGTCTCCAGGACCGTGGCGGCCCTGCTCCCGATCGAACGGAAATTCCGTGACCGCAAACCGATTCTCCGTGCGTTCATCAGGGAGATTCGTCCCCACCAGTGGGTCAAGAATATTCTCATTTTCATACCGCCGCTCATCGGACACATTTTATCTGACGCGGCAGTGCTTTTCCGGACGATCGTCACATTCGAGGCATTTTGCCTTGCCGCTTCAGGCATCTATCTCATGAACGACCTGCTGGACCTTGAAACCGACCGGAATCATCCGAGAAAACGGAACAGGCCCTTCGCCAGCGGTGATTTGCCGCTTCAATTCGGCTTGGCGGGCCCGATTCTCATTGCGTCGGCAGTGGCAATCGGTTCTGCGGTTTCCTCCGGGATCATGATCACTGTTTCGTTGTATATCTTTCTCTCCCTCGCATATTCAAAATACCTCAAGACGCAACCGCTGGTGGACGTGTTCTGCCTTGCCGCTCTCTACACGATTCGCGTTTTCGCGGGGGGGGTCGGCTCGGGCTCCGGCGTATCCATCTGGTTGCTGAATTTTTCCGGATTCCTGTTTCTCTCCCTCGGGTTCCTGAAACGGTACGCCGAATATTCTTCAGACAACCCTTCAAGGGACAGCTCGGTGAACCATCGGAGAGGATACACGAGAACGGACTCCATCCTCCTCATGATGATGGGGCTCGGCAGCAGTTTCATCTCTTCCGTGATCCTCGGATTCTACGTCGACAGCATGCAAGCCCATATCGCCTATAGAAATCCCCTTTTCTTATGGGGAATCGTTCCCGTGATCCTGTTCTGGCAATGCCGGATGTGGCTTTCCACCGTTCGAGGATACATGCTCGACGACCCGATCGTCTATGCGGCCAAGGACAGGATCTCGCAATATGTGACGGCAATCGTAGTCTTGATCTATCTATTGGCCAGCATCGAGGCGATCCCCCTTCTTGAAGGCCTTCTCCCTGGGCAAATCCGGAGTTAG
- a CDS encoding N-acetyltransferase, whose amino-acid sequence MKFGEGVKVYDFVNLYGCEIDDNTKIGTFVEIQKGAKIGKNCKISSHTFICEGVTIEDDVFIGHNVTFINDMYPRSTAEGGGLQTEADWVCIPTLIKKGASVGSSTTVLAGVTVGEKAIVGAGSVVTKDVPPGTIVAGNPAKVLRKITEEKKK is encoded by the coding sequence GTGAAGTTCGGCGAGGGGGTGAAGGTGTACGACTTCGTCAACCTCTACGGGTGCGAGATCGACGACAACACCAAGATCGGCACCTTCGTCGAGATCCAGAAGGGCGCGAAGATCGGCAAGAACTGCAAGATCTCCAGCCACACCTTCATCTGCGAGGGGGTGACGATCGAGGACGACGTCTTCATCGGCCACAACGTCACCTTCATCAACGACATGTACCCCCGGTCCACGGCGGAAGGGGGCGGTCTCCAGACGGAGGCGGACTGGGTCTGCATCCCGACCCTCATAAAGAAAGGCGCCTCGGTCGGCTCCAGCACGACGGTCCTCGCCGGCGTGACGGTGGGGGAGAAGGCGATCGTCGGGGCGGGAAGCGTGGTGACGAAAGACGTCCCCCCGGGGACGATCGTGGCCGGGAACCCGGCGAAGGTGCTTCGAAAAATCACCGAGGAGAAGAAAAAATGA
- a CDS encoding PDZ domain-containing protein, which yields MRKRVHLAVLGISIVVAAASLGMTLSRWLSLRAYAPKAAARPAAAPAANAAPTAPPEQWTNLFAPAQGMKLPSRLPSANAKSASQGPRTAYVLVGTIVSSTPSARRAILWANGMKDPKAFREMQEVEPGAFLSSIERDKAWLTRGSEREMLELLPVGSKARASTPPAAAARSAPPGAPQAAGAAPSQAVADIRVERLADNRFSIDEAGVAALTTNINQYMTQVRLIPFFEGNKSAGYRIAAIRPGTTFEQLGFQGGDVLQQVNGLDVSTPEKLYTIFQNLKDEKKVSVNILRQGQKNTLTYEIR from the coding sequence ATGCGAAAGCGGGTGCACCTCGCGGTATTGGGGATTTCCATCGTCGTGGCGGCGGCTTCCCTCGGCATGACGTTGTCGCGGTGGCTCTCCCTGCGCGCCTATGCGCCGAAAGCCGCGGCGCGCCCCGCCGCCGCCCCCGCGGCGAACGCCGCCCCCACGGCGCCGCCGGAACAGTGGACCAACCTCTTCGCCCCCGCGCAGGGGATGAAGCTGCCGTCGCGCCTCCCCTCGGCGAACGCGAAATCCGCTTCCCAGGGGCCGCGCACGGCGTACGTCCTCGTGGGGACCATCGTCTCCTCCACTCCCTCCGCCCGCCGCGCGATCCTGTGGGCGAACGGGATGAAGGATCCGAAAGCGTTCCGTGAAATGCAGGAGGTCGAGCCCGGTGCGTTCCTCTCCTCCATCGAGCGGGACAAGGCGTGGCTCACCCGGGGGAGCGAACGCGAGATGCTCGAACTCCTCCCCGTGGGGAGCAAGGCGCGCGCATCCACCCCGCCCGCCGCGGCCGCGAGGAGCGCGCCCCCCGGCGCCCCGCAGGCGGCCGGGGCCGCGCCGTCCCAGGCGGTCGCCGACATCCGCGTGGAACGCCTGGCGGACAACCGGTTCTCCATCGACGAGGCGGGGGTGGCGGCGCTGACCACCAACATCAACCAGTACATGACCCAGGTCCGCCTGATCCCGTTTTTCGAGGGGAACAAGTCGGCCGGGTACCGGATCGCCGCCATCCGCCCCGGCACCACCTTCGAACAGCTCGGGTTCCAGGGAGGGGACGTCCTCCAGCAGGTGAACGGGCTGGACGTTTCCACCCCCGAGAAGCTCTACACCATCTTCCAGAACCTGAAGGACGAGAAAAAGGTGTCGGTGAACATCCTTCGTCAAGGGCAAAAGAACACGCTGACGTACGAAATCCGATGA
- the gspD gene encoding type II secretion system secretin GspD — protein sequence MRIAVLLIAGVLAFGPAAHAADAPLDNAAAEAPPAAASQEAPAPESAAPRQEGGGPLPGTLPVPIPAPALAPPSGAPPVPAPAPEAAPVREPSRPPAAPPPGAGAPAAPGPSMAPVAHSPTYLSIDFTDVELPVLIKFMSEQTKRNFIFDERVQGKITIISPRRVTLEEAYDVFLSVLQAKGFTTVTQGNTIKIVAAREARQDTIRTGVSKETSPAEFITRLVPLVNLDSTEVVPLITPLVSKDGMVSAFGSSNTLLLIDSRANIDRIVTILAEVDGPGSLGVLRVYPLDFAVATEAAKTLTSIYLEGGPAAATPAAGARGRPRGGQIRGSRGIAVKFLPDARTNSVIVYAGQEMQDDVAELLKKIDVPASAGTGRISVYYLENADAEEVSKVLASLSKERTGAGPAPPAAPPGARTAPLPATGGAVISAELEGGVKVTADKATNALIIVASANDYETLVGVIKKLDIRRRQVFVEAVVMEIDLDKTLDVGVEWRGAVELGGDSALIGGANYGIQGGMNSLLAGIAAGTPLIFPGSGLVAGGIGGSVTLPDGTQVPAIAAVLRASQGNNNLNILSSPHLLTQNNKEAEIIVAENIPFITSQSRDSTNLANVINSVERKDVGVTLRLTPHIHESEFVSMDIYQEASALKQDALTLAQTATVGPTWTKRSTKTTVLVKSGDTVIISGIIQDSSSKNVSKIPLLGDIPILGYLFRYTSEQKKKTNLLIMLTPHIIQEPGAVSKPLENRQREMLDPFSSTRENEVKRALRESLRVPPEPTGEKQP from the coding sequence ATGCGAATTGCCGTCCTGCTGATCGCCGGCGTCCTCGCCTTCGGGCCCGCCGCGCACGCGGCCGATGCGCCGTTGGACAACGCGGCCGCCGAGGCGCCCCCGGCCGCCGCTTCCCAGGAGGCCCCGGCCCCAGAATCCGCCGCCCCGAGGCAGGAAGGCGGCGGTCCCCTGCCGGGGACGCTCCCGGTACCGATACCGGCGCCGGCGCTGGCGCCGCCCTCCGGGGCGCCCCCCGTTCCCGCACCGGCTCCCGAAGCGGCCCCGGTTCGAGAGCCGTCCCGGCCCCCCGCGGCGCCCCCCCCCGGCGCCGGCGCTCCGGCGGCTCCCGGCCCGTCCATGGCTCCCGTGGCCCATTCCCCCACGTACCTGTCGATCGACTTCACCGACGTCGAGCTGCCGGTCCTCATCAAGTTCATGAGCGAGCAGACGAAGAGGAACTTCATCTTCGACGAGCGGGTCCAGGGAAAGATCACGATCATCTCCCCCCGCCGGGTGACGCTGGAAGAGGCGTACGACGTCTTCCTCTCCGTGCTGCAGGCGAAGGGGTTCACCACCGTCACGCAGGGGAACACGATCAAGATCGTCGCCGCCCGGGAGGCGCGCCAGGACACGATCCGGACGGGCGTCTCGAAGGAAACTTCCCCCGCGGAGTTCATCACCCGCCTCGTCCCGCTGGTGAACCTCGACAGCACCGAGGTCGTCCCGCTGATCACGCCGCTGGTCTCCAAGGACGGGATGGTCTCCGCGTTCGGTTCCTCCAACACGCTGCTGCTGATCGACTCGCGCGCCAATATCGACCGGATCGTCACGATCCTCGCCGAGGTCGACGGCCCGGGGTCTCTCGGGGTCCTCCGGGTCTACCCGCTGGACTTCGCCGTCGCGACCGAAGCGGCGAAGACCCTGACCTCGATCTACCTGGAGGGCGGCCCGGCCGCCGCTACGCCGGCCGCCGGCGCCAGAGGTCGCCCCCGCGGGGGGCAGATCCGCGGCTCCCGCGGCATCGCCGTGAAGTTCCTGCCGGATGCGCGCACCAACAGCGTGATCGTGTACGCCGGGCAGGAGATGCAGGACGACGTGGCGGAACTGCTGAAAAAGATCGACGTCCCCGCTTCCGCCGGCACCGGAAGGATCAGCGTCTACTACCTGGAAAACGCGGACGCCGAAGAGGTGTCCAAGGTGCTCGCCTCCCTCTCGAAGGAGCGCACCGGCGCCGGACCGGCCCCGCCGGCGGCGCCTCCGGGCGCGCGGACCGCCCCGCTGCCGGCGACCGGAGGAGCCGTCATCTCCGCCGAGCTCGAGGGCGGGGTGAAGGTCACGGCGGACAAGGCCACCAACGCCCTGATCATCGTCGCGTCCGCGAACGACTACGAGACGCTGGTGGGGGTCATCAAGAAGCTCGACATCCGGCGCCGCCAGGTCTTCGTCGAGGCGGTGGTCATGGAGATCGACCTCGACAAGACGCTGGACGTCGGGGTGGAGTGGCGCGGCGCGGTGGAGCTTGGCGGGGACTCCGCCCTGATCGGCGGGGCGAACTACGGCATCCAGGGCGGCATGAACAGCCTGCTGGCCGGCATCGCCGCGGGAACCCCCCTCATCTTCCCGGGGTCCGGGCTGGTCGCCGGCGGGATCGGCGGGAGCGTCACCCTGCCGGACGGGACGCAGGTTCCCGCCATCGCGGCCGTCCTCCGGGCGTCGCAGGGAAACAACAACCTGAACATCCTCTCGTCGCCCCACCTGCTCACGCAGAACAACAAGGAGGCGGAGATCATCGTCGCCGAGAACATCCCCTTCATCACCAGCCAGTCCCGCGACTCGACGAACCTCGCCAACGTCATCAACTCCGTCGAGCGCAAGGACGTCGGCGTCACGCTCCGGCTCACGCCCCACATCCACGAGAGCGAATTCGTGAGCATGGACATCTACCAGGAGGCGTCGGCCCTGAAGCAGGATGCCCTGACCCTGGCCCAGACGGCCACGGTCGGACCGACCTGGACGAAACGGTCCACGAAGACCACGGTCCTGGTGAAGAGCGGGGACACGGTGATCATCAGCGGCATCATCCAGGATAGTTCCAGCAAGAACGTGTCCAAGATCCCTCTCCTCGGCGACATCCCTATCCTGGGGTATCTCTTCCGGTACACGTCGGAGCAGAAAAAGAAGACGAACCTGCTGATCATGCTGACTCCCCATATCATCCAGGAGCCGGGGGCGGTTTCGAAGCCCCTGGAGAACCGGCAACGGGAGATGCTCGATCCCTTCAGCTCCACCCGGGAGAACGAGGTGAAGCGCGCGCTCCGCGAATCGCTGCGCGTGCCCCCCGAACCGACAGGGGAAAAGCAGCCGTGA
- a CDS encoding DegT/DnrJ/EryC1/StrS family aminotransferase, whose amino-acid sequence MLRDHGQAKKYYHSLVGWNARMDGIQGAILSVKLKHLPAWTEGRPGKPPPLLGTPERGERRYDPRGRTGKHSPHLRIRVSRDRYRRPRGKGESTAGSTTRSRYTCWTPINR is encoded by the coding sequence ATGCTGCGCGACCACGGGCAGGCGAAGAAATATTACCACTCCCTGGTCGGTTGGAACGCCCGAATGGACGGAATCCAGGGAGCAATCCTGAGCGTGAAGCTGAAACACCTCCCCGCATGGACCGAGGGGAGGCCCGGGAAACCCCCCCCCCTTTTGGGAACTCCTGAAAGGGGTGAAAGGCGTTACGATCCCCGAGGCCGTACGGGAAAACACTCACCACATCTACGCATACGGGTTTCCAGGGACCGGTATCGCCGCCCTCGCGGAAAAGGGGAATCCACTGCGGGATCCACTACCCGATCCCGGTACACCTGCTGGACGCCTATAAATCGTTGA
- a CDS encoding glutamine--tRNA ligase/YqeY domain fusion protein, translating to MTDPTPRPQGSEPRKPADFLREIVRQDTDSGVYGGRVATRFPPEPNGFLHIGHAKSICLNFGIAAEFGGVCHLRFDDTNPETEDMKYVDSIRRDVRWLGFDWKEKLFFASDYYEQLYELAIRLIRDGKAYVDSQSDEEIRKGRGTITEPGAPSPHRDRAVEESLDLFARMKAGEFPDGAHVLRAKIDMAARNMKLRDPLLYRIRHAAHYRRGDAWCLYPMYDFAHPLSDAIEGITHSICTLEFENNRAIYDWLVDNLFPEPRPRQYEFARLNLDYTVMSKRKLLQLVEEGLVSGWDDPRMPTIAGMRRRGYAPEGIRLFAARIGVDKANSRVSMELLEDAIRDDLNARAPRAMAVLRPLKVTITNWPDDRVETLAIPLWPKDAGNEGTRAVPLTREIRIDRGDFSADPPADWRRLRPGGEARLMGAYFLRCDEVVPDPATGEAAELRCSYDPESLGAPAKGERKMTTAIQWVSASHAVPAEVRLYDRLFTVPAPEDVEEGRTFKEFLNPASVEVLQGCLVEPALASAAPGDRFQFVRTGYFIADEIDSKPGAPVFNRIVGLKDKYRPSR from the coding sequence ATGACCGACCCGACCCCGCGTCCCCAGGGATCCGAACCCCGGAAACCCGCCGACTTCCTCCGGGAGATCGTCCGGCAGGACACGGATTCCGGCGTCTACGGCGGGCGGGTGGCGACGCGCTTCCCCCCCGAGCCGAACGGCTTCCTGCACATCGGCCACGCCAAGTCGATCTGCCTCAACTTCGGCATCGCGGCGGAGTTCGGCGGCGTCTGCCACCTGCGGTTCGACGACACGAACCCGGAAACCGAGGACATGAAATACGTCGACTCGATCCGGCGCGACGTGCGCTGGCTCGGGTTCGACTGGAAAGAGAAGCTCTTCTTCGCCTCGGATTATTACGAGCAACTGTACGAGCTGGCGATCCGCCTCATCCGGGACGGGAAGGCGTACGTGGACAGCCAGAGCGACGAGGAGATCCGCAAGGGCCGCGGCACGATCACGGAGCCGGGCGCTCCCAGCCCGCACCGGGACCGCGCGGTGGAGGAGAGCCTCGACCTCTTCGCCCGCATGAAGGCGGGGGAGTTCCCCGACGGGGCGCACGTCCTGCGCGCGAAGATCGACATGGCGGCGCGGAACATGAAGCTGCGCGACCCGCTGCTCTACCGGATCCGCCACGCCGCGCACTACCGCCGGGGCGACGCCTGGTGCCTCTACCCGATGTACGATTTCGCCCACCCGCTCTCCGACGCGATCGAGGGGATCACGCACTCCATCTGCACGCTCGAGTTCGAGAACAACCGGGCGATCTACGACTGGCTCGTCGACAACCTCTTCCCGGAGCCCCGTCCGCGCCAGTACGAGTTCGCGCGCCTCAACCTCGACTACACGGTGATGAGCAAGCGGAAACTGCTCCAGCTGGTGGAGGAGGGCCTCGTCTCCGGCTGGGACGATCCCCGGATGCCGACGATCGCCGGGATGCGCCGCCGCGGCTACGCGCCCGAGGGGATCCGCCTGTTCGCCGCCCGCATCGGCGTGGACAAGGCGAACAGCCGCGTCAGCATGGAGCTGCTCGAGGACGCGATCCGGGACGACCTGAACGCCCGCGCGCCGCGGGCGATGGCGGTCCTGCGGCCGCTCAAGGTGACGATCACGAACTGGCCGGACGACCGCGTGGAAACGCTCGCGATCCCCCTCTGGCCGAAGGATGCCGGGAACGAGGGGACGCGCGCGGTCCCCCTGACGCGCGAGATCCGGATCGACCGGGGCGATTTCTCCGCGGACCCCCCGGCCGACTGGCGGCGCCTGCGCCCGGGCGGCGAGGCGCGGCTCATGGGCGCCTATTTCCTTCGGTGCGACGAGGTCGTTCCCGACCCGGCCACCGGCGAGGCGGCCGAGCTCCGCTGCTCGTACGACCCGGAGTCGCTCGGCGCGCCGGCCAAAGGGGAGCGGAAGATGACGACCGCGATCCAGTGGGTGTCCGCGTCGCACGCCGTGCCGGCCGAGGTCCGCCTGTACGACCGGCTGTTCACCGTCCCCGCCCCCGAGGACGTGGAGGAGGGGAGGACGTTCAAGGAGTTCCTGAACCCGGCCTCCGTGGAGGTGCTGCAGGGGTGCCTCGTCGAGCCCGCCCTCGCGTCCGCCGCGCCCGGAGACCGTTTCCAGTTCGTCCGCACCGGCTACTTCATCGCCGACGAGATCGACTCCAAGCCCGGCGCCCCCGTCTTCAACCGCATCGTCGGCCTCAAGGACAAATACCGCCCGTCGCGGTAG
- a CDS encoding Gfo/Idh/MocA family oxidoreductase → MPKKINIAVVGCGYWGPNLIRNFSALPQCQVRYVCDKDEKRLAHMKQLYPSVEPTKDFEKIVGDKEVDAVVVATNVHLHYELAKKSLEAGKHTFVEKPMTQTSEQGNTLVQLAAKKKLTLMVGHTFIYSAPVNRIQEIVKSGDIGEIQYISSRRLNLGLFQKDINVAWDLAPHDISIILHLLGKPPVSVNCQGKAHVHKEIEDVTNMS, encoded by the coding sequence ATGCCGAAGAAAATCAACATCGCCGTCGTGGGATGCGGGTATTGGGGTCCGAACCTGATCCGGAACTTCAGCGCCTTGCCGCAATGCCAGGTCCGGTACGTGTGCGACAAGGACGAGAAGCGGCTGGCCCACATGAAGCAGCTGTATCCTTCGGTGGAGCCCACGAAAGATTTCGAGAAGATCGTCGGGGACAAGGAGGTCGACGCGGTGGTCGTCGCCACCAACGTCCACCTGCATTACGAGCTGGCGAAGAAGAGCCTCGAGGCCGGGAAGCACACCTTCGTCGAGAAGCCGATGACCCAGACCTCGGAGCAGGGGAACACGCTGGTCCAGCTCGCGGCGAAGAAGAAGCTGACGCTGATGGTGGGGCACACCTTCATCTACTCCGCCCCGGTCAACCGCATCCAGGAGATCGTGAAGTCCGGCGACATCGGCGAGATCCAGTACATCAGCTCCCGGCGCCTCAACCTCGGGCTCTTCCAGAAGGACATCAACGTGGCGTGGGACCTGGCCCCCCACGACATCTCCATCATCCTCCACCTGCTCGGCAAGCCGCCCGTCTCGGTCAACTGCCAGGGGAAGGCGCACGTCCACAAGGAGATCGAGGACGTGACGAACATGTCCTAA
- a CDS encoding glycosyltransferase family 39 protein, with amino-acid sequence MLGGPETIFPPLYPVLIGALSVVTGDTEVAGRLISMAMGTLLPVPMFLLTEMVFDRRAALSAALLVAISPMLIALSCSVYSEGIYFTMWLTGIYFAMRTLRGDKVRYAALSGLFLGFAYLVRPEAMGYALLTAIWILAAGIFRKSTIRSALPRAATVLLVALAVAAPYVTWLSINSGNIHLEGKSAYNNITTRRIHQGMEYSEATRGLGPNGEAEGPHLYSDQFEILKKEKGGGSTLFNNILQDFPRRWLKLGWIVATLRILGSPILAVLAMVGFLTTGVRNRKFLFEGFLLAIAAAYLLVLLSIGVMWPRYLFPIALLLVPWAGAGVSRISGWIQDRVERPSGANTSLARFATAAAVCLLLAGVVIPSVGAVLETDEFSMSRATLLKDAGRWLDTYKGGEKTIMGNSYVFVHYSQGTLNYLPYASGPLALEYIRKKHPDFIALYSLDSAPYIEEWMQSGIPDPCAREIKRFQQGGKPGGFPKPRKIVLYEWACRKTTSTAND; translated from the coding sequence ATGCTGGGCGGACCGGAAACGATATTCCCTCCACTTTATCCCGTGCTCATCGGAGCCTTGTCTGTCGTGACAGGGGACACCGAGGTCGCCGGCCGGCTGATTTCCATGGCGATGGGCACATTGCTCCCCGTGCCGATGTTCCTCCTGACGGAAATGGTCTTTGACCGCCGGGCCGCTTTGTCTGCGGCATTGCTCGTGGCGATCAGTCCCATGTTGATCGCATTGTCCTGTTCGGTCTACTCCGAAGGGATCTACTTCACGATGTGGCTCACAGGAATCTATTTTGCTATGCGAACCTTGCGCGGGGACAAGGTCCGGTACGCCGCCCTTTCGGGTCTTTTCCTCGGCTTCGCGTATCTTGTGCGACCGGAAGCGATGGGGTACGCGCTCCTTACGGCGATCTGGATTCTGGCCGCGGGCATTTTCCGGAAGTCGACGATTCGAAGCGCCCTTCCCCGGGCGGCCACGGTCCTCCTGGTGGCCCTCGCGGTGGCGGCGCCATACGTCACTTGGTTATCGATCAACAGCGGGAATATCCATCTCGAAGGGAAGAGCGCCTACAACAACATTACTACCCGCCGTATCCATCAAGGCATGGAGTATAGCGAGGCAACCCGAGGTCTCGGTCCGAACGGAGAAGCGGAGGGACCCCATCTGTACTCGGATCAATTCGAAATCTTGAAGAAGGAGAAGGGTGGCGGCAGTACACTCTTCAACAATATCCTTCAGGATTTTCCACGCAGATGGTTGAAACTGGGGTGGATAGTCGCAACCTTGAGAATTCTCGGCTCGCCGATCCTTGCGGTACTTGCGATGGTCGGATTCTTGACGACCGGCGTGAGAAACCGGAAATTTTTATTCGAAGGGTTCCTGTTGGCGATCGCCGCCGCGTACCTTCTCGTGCTGCTCTCGATCGGAGTGATGTGGCCTCGTTATCTGTTCCCGATCGCACTGTTGCTCGTTCCATGGGCGGGCGCGGGCGTATCGCGAATTTCGGGGTGGATTCAAGATCGCGTGGAACGCCCGTCCGGAGCGAATACCTCCCTTGCCCGCTTCGCGACTGCCGCTGCGGTCTGCCTGCTATTGGCTGGCGTCGTGATTCCAAGCGTCGGCGCCGTGTTGGAGACGGACGAGTTTTCCATGTCCAGGGCAACCCTTCTCAAAGACGCGGGACGATGGCTGGATACATATAAAGGCGGAGAAAAAACCATCATGGGGAATAGTTACGTTTTTGTGCATTATTCGCAGGGGACGTTGAATTATCTTCCTTACGCATCCGGACCTCTCGCGCTGGAGTACATCCGGAAGAAACATCCGGATTTCATCGCGTTGTATTCCTTGGACTCAGCGCCCTACATCGAAGAATGGATGCAGTCGGGCATTCCCGACCCGTGCGCGAGGGAAATCAAGCGCTTCCAGCAGGGAGGTAAACCAGGAGGTTTTCCCAAACCGAGGAAAATCGTTCTTTACGAATGGGCATGTCGGAAAACAACGTCTACTGCTAACGACTGA
- a CDS encoding Wzz/FepE/Etk N-terminal domain-containing protein: protein MDLREYGKLFLRRKWMVVFPFLFILLAACVYCVVTPELYKSETTILIIPQSVPQDYVRSTVSVKVEQQLATIKQQVLSRTTLMKVMEELRLFEKERKELAPEEVVELMRKRVGIEVLQARSRDSASEAFTLSFLHEDPKSAMNGASRLASFFIDENLKTREQQAVGTSEFLDSQLKETKARLEELEAKVKEYKMRFMGELPQQMDANLRMLTGLQDRLRANEGSARSLETEGYLGRSWA, encoded by the coding sequence ATGGATTTGCGCGAATACGGCAAGCTCTTCCTGCGCAGGAAGTGGATGGTCGTCTTCCCGTTCCTCTTCATCCTGCTCGCCGCCTGCGTCTACTGCGTGGTCACGCCGGAGCTGTACAAGTCGGAGACCACCATCCTCATCATCCCGCAAAGCGTTCCGCAGGACTACGTCCGCTCCACGGTCAGCGTCAAGGTGGAGCAGCAGCTCGCCACGATCAAGCAGCAGGTGCTGAGCCGCACGACGCTGATGAAGGTGATGGAGGAGCTCCGGCTCTTCGAGAAGGAACGGAAGGAGCTGGCCCCCGAGGAAGTGGTCGAGCTGATGCGCAAGCGCGTCGGGATCGAGGTGCTCCAGGCGAGAAGCCGGGACAGCGCCAGCGAAGCCTTCACCCTCTCCTTCCTGCACGAGGACCCGAAATCGGCGATGAACGGCGCTTCCCGGCTGGCCTCCTTCTTCATCGACGAGAACCTCAAAACCCGGGAACAGCAGGCGGTGGGCACCTCCGAATTCCTCGACTCCCAGCTGAAGGAGACCAAGGCAAGGCTCGAGGAACTGGAGGCGAAGGTCAAGGAGTACAAGATGCGCTTCATGGGCGAGCTGCCCCAGCAGATGGACGCGAACCTGCGCATGCTGACCGGCCTGCAGGACCGGCTCCGGGCCAACGAAGGCAGCGCCCGCTCCCTGGAGACCGAAGGTTACCTCGGGCGCAGCTGGGCCTGA
- a CDS encoding DegT/DnrJ/EryC1/StrS family aminotransferase: protein MDAYKSLNVGKGSFPVAEKSASEFVSLPMFAELTKEQVARVAAELKAIVPALVS from the coding sequence CTGGACGCCTATAAATCGTTGAACGTCGGTAAGGGATCTTTCCCCGTCGCGGAGAAGAGCGCGTCGGAGTTCGTGTCCCTGCCGATGTTCGCGGAGCTGACGAAGGAACAGGTCGCCCGGGTGGCCGCGGAACTGAAAGCGATCGTCCCGGCCCTGGTGAGCTGA